The Bos indicus x Bos taurus breed Angus x Brahman F1 hybrid chromosome 10, Bos_hybrid_MaternalHap_v2.0, whole genome shotgun sequence genome has a segment encoding these proteins:
- the ABHD4 gene encoding protein ABHD4 isoform X1, with protein sequence MGWLSSTRQGLFTMADDLEQQPQGWLSSWLPTWRPTSMSQLKNVEARILQCLQNKFLARYVSLPNQNKIWTVTVSPELRDRTPLVMVHGFGGGVGLWILNMDSLSTRRTLHTFDLLGFGRSSRPTFPRDPEGAEDEFVTSIETWRESMGIPSMILLGHSLGGFLATSYSIKYPDRVKHLILVDPWGFPLRPADPSQVRAPPTWVKAVASVLGRSNPLAVLRVAGPWGPGLVQRFRPDFKRKFADFFDDDTISEYIYHCNAQNPSGETAFKAMMESFGWARRPMLERIHLIRKDVPITMIYGANTWIDTSTGKKVKLQRPDSYVRDLEIEGASHHVYADQPHIFNAVVEEICDSVD encoded by the exons ATGGGCTGGCTCAGCTCGACCCGGCAGGGCTTGTTTACTATGGCCGATGATCTGGAGCAGCA GCCTCAAGGCTGGCTGAGCAGCTGGCTGCCCACTTGGCGCCCCACTTCCATGTCTCAACTGAAGAATGTAGAAGCCAGGATCCTCCAGT GCCTCCAGAACAAGTTCCTGGCTCGATATGTGTCCCTCCCAAACCAGAACAAGATCTGGACAGTGACAGTGAGCCCTGAGCTCAGGGACCGCACCCCACTGGTGATGGTGCACGGCTTCGGGGGCGGCGTGGGCCTCTGGATCCTCAACATGGATTCACTGAGCACCCGCCGCACATTGCACACCTTCGATCTGCTAGGCTTCGGGCGAAGCTCGAGGCCAACGTTCCCCAGGGATCCAGAGGGGGCCGAGGACGAGTTTGTGACCTCAATAGAGACGTGGCGGGAGAGCATGGGAATCCCCAGTATGATCCTCCTGGGGCACAGTCTGGGAGGATTCCTGGCCACTTCCTACTCGATCAAGTACCCTGACAG AGTTAAACACCTCATCCTGGTGGACCCGTGGGGCTTTCCCCTCCGACCAGCTGACCCCAGTCAGGTCCGTGCACCCCCGACCTGGGTCAAGGCTGTGGCCTCTGTCCTAGGGCGTTCCAATCCACTGGCTGTTCTTCGAGTCGCTGGGCCCTGGG GGCCCGGCCTGGTACAGCGATTCCGACCGGACTTCAAGCGCAAGTTTGCAGACTTCTTTGATGATGATACTATATCAGAGTATATCTACCACTGCAATGCACAGAATCCCAG TGGGGAGACGGCATTCAAAGCCATGATGGAGTCCTTTGGCTGGGCCCGGCGCCCCATGTTAGAGCGAATTCACTTGATTCGAAAAGATGTGCCCATCACCATGATCTATGGGGCCAACACCTGGATAGACACCAGCACGGGAAAAAAGGTGAAGCTGCAGCGGCCGGATTCCTACGTCCGAGATTTG GAGATCGAGGGTGCCTCGCACCACGTGTACGCAGACCAGCCGCACATCTTCAACGCGGTGGTGGAGGAGATCTGCGACTCAGTCGATTGA
- the DAD1 gene encoding dolichyl-diphosphooligosaccharide--protein glycosyltransferase subunit DAD1, producing MSASVLSVISRFLEEYLSATPQRLKLLDAYLLYILLTGALQFGYCLLVGTFPFNSFLSGFISCVGSFILAVCLRIQINPQNKADFQGISPERAFADFLFASTILHLVVMNFVG from the exons ATGTCGGCGTCTGTGTTGTCGGTCATCTCGCGGTTTTTAGAAGAGTACTTGAGCGCCACACCTCAGCGTTTGAAGTTGTTGGACGCGTACCTCCTGTATATACTGCTGACTGGAGCGCTGCAATTCGGTTATTGTCTCCTCGTGGGGACCTTCCCCTTCAACTCCTTCCTCTCGGGCTTCATCTCTTGTGTGGGGAGCTTCATCCTAGCGG TTTGTCTGAGAATACAGATCAACCCACAAAACAAGGCGGATTTCCAAGGCATCTCCCCAGAGCGAGCCTTTGCTGATTTTCTCTTTGCCAGCACCATCCTTCACCTTGTCGTCATGAACTTCGTTGGCTGA
- the ABHD4 gene encoding protein ABHD4 isoform X2: MSQLKNVEARILQCLQNKFLARYVSLPNQNKIWTVTVSPELRDRTPLVMVHGFGGGVGLWILNMDSLSTRRTLHTFDLLGFGRSSRPTFPRDPEGAEDEFVTSIETWRESMGIPSMILLGHSLGGFLATSYSIKYPDRVKHLILVDPWGFPLRPADPSQVRAPPTWVKAVASVLGRSNPLAVLRVAGPWGPGLVQRFRPDFKRKFADFFDDDTISEYIYHCNAQNPSGETAFKAMMESFGWARRPMLERIHLIRKDVPITMIYGANTWIDTSTGKKVKLQRPDSYVRDLEIEGASHHVYADQPHIFNAVVEEICDSVD; this comes from the exons ATGTCTCAACTGAAGAATGTAGAAGCCAGGATCCTCCAGT GCCTCCAGAACAAGTTCCTGGCTCGATATGTGTCCCTCCCAAACCAGAACAAGATCTGGACAGTGACAGTGAGCCCTGAGCTCAGGGACCGCACCCCACTGGTGATGGTGCACGGCTTCGGGGGCGGCGTGGGCCTCTGGATCCTCAACATGGATTCACTGAGCACCCGCCGCACATTGCACACCTTCGATCTGCTAGGCTTCGGGCGAAGCTCGAGGCCAACGTTCCCCAGGGATCCAGAGGGGGCCGAGGACGAGTTTGTGACCTCAATAGAGACGTGGCGGGAGAGCATGGGAATCCCCAGTATGATCCTCCTGGGGCACAGTCTGGGAGGATTCCTGGCCACTTCCTACTCGATCAAGTACCCTGACAG AGTTAAACACCTCATCCTGGTGGACCCGTGGGGCTTTCCCCTCCGACCAGCTGACCCCAGTCAGGTCCGTGCACCCCCGACCTGGGTCAAGGCTGTGGCCTCTGTCCTAGGGCGTTCCAATCCACTGGCTGTTCTTCGAGTCGCTGGGCCCTGGG GGCCCGGCCTGGTACAGCGATTCCGACCGGACTTCAAGCGCAAGTTTGCAGACTTCTTTGATGATGATACTATATCAGAGTATATCTACCACTGCAATGCACAGAATCCCAG TGGGGAGACGGCATTCAAAGCCATGATGGAGTCCTTTGGCTGGGCCCGGCGCCCCATGTTAGAGCGAATTCACTTGATTCGAAAAGATGTGCCCATCACCATGATCTATGGGGCCAACACCTGGATAGACACCAGCACGGGAAAAAAGGTGAAGCTGCAGCGGCCGGATTCCTACGTCCGAGATTTG GAGATCGAGGGTGCCTCGCACCACGTGTACGCAGACCAGCCGCACATCTTCAACGCGGTGGTGGAGGAGATCTGCGACTCAGTCGATTGA